CGGGGTAATCAAGCCGCCGTCTTCCATGGCTACGGCCACCGCCACGTGGATACCCGCCGGCTGGTGAATCCCCTGTTCCGTATAGCGACTGTTGAGCAGGGGATGCTTGACCAGGGTCAGGGCGACCGCCTTGGCCAGCAGAGCCGTCATGGTCACCCCTTTGCCCTTGATTTGCCGATACAGGGCGTCGAGGGCGTCGGTGGTGATGGCATAGGTCACCCGGAACACCGGCACCGATAGACTGGCCACCATATTGCGTACCACCGCCTGTTGCAGGGTATTGAGGGGGGTCAAGGTGCCGCCTTCGAACACGGGCTGAGCTGGGGGAGTGACCGGTTGGGGAGCAGGCATGGCCGGGGGTGTCACCGGTACGCTAGGCCGGGGCGAAACCACCTTCAGCACATCCTCCGCCGTGATGCGTCCATAGGGACCAGTGCCCTGGATTTGTCGCAGATCGATTTGGTGTTCCTGGGCTAGTTTCCTGGCCCGGGGCGAGGCCACCACCCGTCCATTGGTGCGGCTGGAAGTCGCTGGCTCTGGTTGGCTGACGGCTATTGGCTCTGGCGCTGGGGTAGCTGGCGTGGCCCCTCTTTTCAGCTCAGCT
This genomic window from Gloeomargarita sp. SRBZ-1_bins_9 contains:
- a CDS encoding dihydrolipoamide acetyltransferase family protein produces the protein AELKRGATPATPAPEPIAVSQPEPATSSRTNGRVVASPRARKLAQEHQIDLRQIQGTGPYGRITAEDVLKVVSPRPSVPVTPPAMPAPQPVTPPAQPVFEGGTLTPLNTLQQAVVRNMVASLSVPVFRVTYAITTDALDALYRQIKGKGVTMTALLAKAVALTLVKHPLLNSRYTEQGIHQPAGIHVAVAVAMEDGGLITPVLANPHQQDIYSLSRTWQDLVQRARAKQLQPQEYTSGTFTLSNLGMFGVEQFDAILPPNQGAILAVGAAQPEVVAWDEGCIAVRRRMRVTITCDHRVIYGAHAAAFLQDLAKLIETDTQSLVL